One region of Zingiber officinale cultivar Zhangliang chromosome 7B, Zo_v1.1, whole genome shotgun sequence genomic DNA includes:
- the LOC122005256 gene encoding acyl-coenzyme A thioesterase 13-like produces the protein MENARASLSVGEEAAELVAQLDVRPHRAGRDASFYEGFALRGIRVDHIRPGFLSCSFRVPARLTDAEGNLAPGAIANLVDEVGAAAITSQGVPGKVSVDMSISYMSTARVDDELEIISKTLGHKGGYSATHILLKNKATGELVAEGRHSLFGKLQSKI, from the exons ATGGAGAACGCTAGGGCGTCTCTATCGGTGGGGGAGGAGGCGGCAGAGCTAGTGGCACAGCTAGACGTCCGTCCACACCGCGCCGGACGCGATGCCAGCTTCTACGAGGGCTTTGCCCTGCGCGGGATCCGGGTCGATCACATCCGCCCTGGCTTCCTCTCCTGCTCCTTccgcgttcccgctcgtctcaCC GATGCAGAAGGGAATTTGGCGCCAGGGGCCATCGCGAACTTGGTGGATGAGGTTGGAGCCGCCGCCATCACTTCTCAAGGTGTCCCTGGGAAGGTCTCCGTCGACATGTCCATCTCCTACATGTCTACTGCCAGGGTCGAT GATGAACTGGAGATTATATCCAAGACATTGGGCCACAAAGGTGGATACTCCGCAACACACATCTTGCTGAAGAACAAAGCAACAGGGGAGCTTGTTGCCGAGGGGAGGCATTCCTTGTTTGGTAAACTCCAAAGCAAAATTTAG
- the LOC122005258 gene encoding josephin-like protein: MEEQKPIYHEKQRLQFCLLHALNNLMQEKDSFRRAELDAIAEKLLAEDPFKRQWTPLSLIFKPHHNVFTGNYDINVLIAALESRRKTVVWHDRRNEASSINLAEESLMGLMLNVPVRRYAGLWNSRHWVSLRSINRVWYNLDSDLSEPMPFENEEEIIQFLNNAIYQGGEILIILHEKLSVC, from the exons ATGGAGGAGCAAAAGCCTATCTATCATGAAAAACAGAGACTGCAGTTTTGCCTGCTTCATGCTCTCAATAACCTAATGCAG GAAAAGGATTCATTTCGTCGAGCTGAGTTGGATGCCATTGCTGAGAAACTTTTGGCCGAGGATCCATTCAAGCGACAATGGACTCCTCTATCATTAATATTTAAGCCTCATCACAATGTGTTTACCGGAAATTATGACATCAACGTGCTAATTGCAGCACTAGAATCTCGAAGAAAAACAGTTGTTTGGCATGACCGTCGGAACGAAGCCTCTTCTATTAACCTTGCTGAAGAATCTTTGATGGGATTGATGCTTAATGTACCTGTTAGGAGGTACGCAGGTCTTTGGAATAGCAGGCATTGGGTCTCATTGCGAAGCATTAACCGTGTATGGTACAACCTAGATAGTGATCTCTCTGAGCCAATGCCATTCGAGAATGAAGAAGAGATTATTCAATTCTTGAATAATGCGATTTATCAGGGCGGAGAAATTCTAATTATCTTGCACGAGAAGCTTTCTGTATGTTAG
- the LOC122004140 gene encoding uncharacterized protein LOC122004140, with protein sequence MYGVKLNPQKCLFGAKSGRFLGYIITGRGIEANPSKVKVLQDMPPPRNLKEVQRLTGQITALSRFISKTTDRSMPFFKILRRATKFHWDEECDRVFEAFKVYLNSLPVLAKLTIGEPLLIYLSSTEHVVGSALVRPDGEKQPVYFLSHILKDVESRYTGLENFAFALVLAAWRLRPYFLAHTIVVMTNSPLERVLLNPEASGRLIKWTTELSEFDIQYQPRTAIKAQALADFVTEVQNLEPEATWRVYVDGSATRQGSDIGLLLISPQEERMHLSVRLDYCATNNEVEYESLIAGLQPARHVGASKVLIHSDSQLAAQQLLGAFEISSVRLQLYVKVFEKLKASFREVLIQKIPRAENQAADELAKLASSISPIVIQQPIERVSLVAHIDRMEGLTFPNDWRTTKAEFLKSGATPSDREEAHLLRRRSGRFVLIGDQLYKKAFSRPLLKCVGPEDVDYIMQEVHQGSCGGHPGDRSLARKILLAGQSAIQTAFRLMVYQQRMKQNYNRRVIPRAFQVCDLVWKKVKPVDNVSKLEASWVGPFKVVEKLRSDAYYLEDEDGL encoded by the exons ATgtacggagtcaagctaaatcctcagaagtgtctTTTCGGAGCAAAAAGCGgtcgtttcttgggctatatcaTCACCGgacggggcatagaggcgaaccccagcaaggtAAAGGTATTACAGGACATGCCACCTCCTAGAAATTTGAAGGAAGTACAACGCCTTACCGGTCAGATAACGGCTCTCTCGCGGTTCATTTCCAAAACGACTGACCGGAGCATGCCCTTTTTCAAGATTCTTCGTCGAGCCACCAAATTCCATTGGGACGAAGAGTGCGACCGGGTGTTCGAAGCTTTTAAGGTTTATCTAAACTCTTTACCTGTATTAGCCAAGCTGACTATTGGCGAGCCGCTCCTCATATACttatcctcaaccgagcatgTTGTTGGCTCGGCATTGGTAAGGCCGGACGGCGAAAAACAACCTGTGTATTTTTTGAGTCACATCCTAAAGGAcgttgaatcccgctacactggtctcgagaattTTGCCTTCGCGTTAGTCCTTGCCGCCTGGAGACTCCGACCCTACTTTCTCGCGCACACAATCGTCGTCATGACGAACAGCCCTTTGGAAAGAGTACTTCTTAATCCCGAGGCGTCTGgacgattgatcaaatggacaaccgagctcagcgagttcgacaTACAGTACCAGCCCCGGACGGCGATTAAGGCGCaagccttggcagattttgtcaccgaagtgcaGAACCTCGAGCCCGAAGCCACTTGGAGGGTGTACGTGGACGGGTCAGCCACGCGGCAAGGAAGCGACATCGGTCTTCTGTTGATTTCAccacaagaagagcggatgcatctgtccgttcggctggattaCTGCGCGACCAACAACGAGGTGGAGTATGAGTCCCTCATAGCGGGATTGCAGCCCGCTCGACACGTAGGAGCCAGTAAGGTCTTGATtcattcagattcacagttggctgctcagcaacttTTGGGAGCATTCGAGATAAGCAGCGTTAGGCTCCAGCTTTATGTGAAAGTGTTCGAAAAACTGAAGGCCAGTTTTCGAGAGGTGCTTatccagaagatcccccgagcggagaatcaGGCTGCAGATGAGCTGGCTAAGTTAGCCAGCTCGATATCACCAATCGTCATTCAACAGCCGATCGAGCGGGTATCTCTGGTCgcccacatcgaccggatggaggggctCACATTTCCAAATGACTGGCGGACGACTAAAGCAGAGTTTCTGAAGTCTGGAGCAACAccctccgatcgggaggaagcgcaTCTGCTTAGGAGAAGATCTGGGCGGTTCGTCCTCATTGGCGACCAACTCTACAAAAAAGCGTTCTCCAGGCCGCTGCTCAAATGTGTTGGTCCGGAGGATGTGGACTATATTatgcaagaagtacatcaagggtcTTGTGGAGGACACCCGGGCGACCGCTCATTGGCAAGGAAGATTCTGctagccgg ACAAAGCGCGATCCAAACAGCCTTCCGGCTAATGGTGTAccagcaaagaatgaagcagaattacaacaggcgagtAATTCCCAGGGCATTCCAGGTCTGCGACCTTGTATGGAAGAAGGTAAAGCCGGTCGATAATGTGAGCAAGCTGGAGGCATCCTGGGTCGGGCCCTTCAAGGTTGTCGAAAAGCTCCGATCGGACGCCTATTACCTCGAAGACGAAGATGgactgtaa